TACCACTGCAGGTTGGAACATGATCGGAACACTGCAAACATGCACATTTTTACACTTCATGTTTACGTTTGTGTAATTTCTCAGGGTATTTCTTGGACCTGGAGAGTTCTTGTGTAGAACAATGTCCATCGGGCTCTTATGCGAACCCTGCCACCCGACTGTGCGAAGACTGCTCACCAAACTGCGAGGACTGCGTAGACACCAGTGATAATTGCATCAGCTGCCCAAAAGTCAGCAACACATTTTTCCTGCACCAAGGCCGGTGTTGGTCAAATTGCCCAGAGTAAGCAGTATGGTGAATAATATAGATGAGCTGTTGTTTCCTCTACATGCGCTGTCAAATGTCTTCCTTGCTTTACATTCAGGGGTTTGTTTGAGACTCCAGACGGTTCATGTGAGGCCTGTGATAGTTCCTGCCTGACTTGCGATGAGAACAAGTCTCAGTGTCTCTCCTGTCCTGATGGCCACTACTTGGAGAGCGGCACATGTAGACTGAACTGTTCACTGCGGGCATACCCAGCAGAAGACGGTACCTGCAGACGCTGTCCTCCCCACTGTGATGTCTGCTCCGATGACAGAACCTGTTTCAGTGAGTTATTAGATCTGTTCTAGATTATTGCCAAAGCGTAATCTTGTGCAGTTCTGATTCTCACCTTGTCTCCATCTTACAGAATGTACGTTCCTCTACTTGATGCTAAATGGTGTGTGCAAAGCCAGCTGTCCCATGGGTTATTATGAGGACATGGAGGAGGGCCTGTGCACTCAGTGCCACTCTACCTGTGGCAGCTGTTCTGGACCGCTGTCGGATGACTGTGAGACCTGCTCAACCTTCAGTCCCAAGCTCTATAAAGGTTCATGTCTCAAAGACTGCCCTGTGGGTACCTACTATGAGACATCAGCTGTGGAGTGCCAGGGTAAGCTTGCAAACTCAATTTCATGATCTTTGCTGTCTGTGTTGTAAAGGGATTAATACCTTTTCAACATTTCCACAGTTTTTTACATGACAACCTGAAATTTCAGGgtattttattcaaactttaCTTGATAGACCAACATTAAGCATTCCATCATTCTAAATGAAAAAggttgcatgttttttaaaacctctttc
Above is a window of Xiphophorus hellerii strain 12219 chromosome 2, Xiphophorus_hellerii-4.1, whole genome shotgun sequence DNA encoding:
- the LOC116711922 gene encoding proprotein convertase subtilisin/kexin type 5 isoform X1, which codes for MDSVPRLTAHLASILMGNLVVATQCDPSCKTCFGPQALDCSSCFQGYFLDLESSCVEQCPSGSYANPATRLCEDCSPNCEDCVDTSDNCISCPKVSNTFFLHQGRCWSNCPEGLFETPDGSCEACDSSCLTCDENKSQCLSCPDGHYLESGTCRLNCSLRAYPAEDGTCRRCPPHCDVCSDDRTCFKCTFLYLMLNGVCKASCPMGYYEDMEEGLCTQCHSTCGSCSGPLSDDCETCSTFSPKLYKGSCLKDCPVGTYYETSAVECQECHQTCMSCSGPDPNQCTQCERGLVLDPSTLLCGITGDETCPTRTYLHDDQFTCMGCHKHCYSCQGPGSDECLTCAVPKYLHNSSCVDECPAATYSTRHEADWTGAGILFAL